The proteins below are encoded in one region of Armatimonadota bacterium:
- a CDS encoding glycosyltransferase family 4 protein: protein MRIAIFSESFEPVLNGVTTSIQTLRDALRDHGHEVLVFAPGFRGYRDDDPEVFRFPSFRPPTARDYPLALPWKRGLISLVRELKPDIIHTQTPFMLGWTGLRIGRRLGIPVVSTNHTQYAEYTHYFPFAPVSWSRAAVIAMLRRYYNACDLVVTPSQANKDILISYGVRPDIRVIPTANSLDIPRTPGVREEVRREWGVPADAIVLLFVGRLAREKNMTLLLDGLSRLSAEHDDLRLVVVGGGPYEEHLAREIENRDLSDRVVMTGSVPREMVGRVYCGGDLFVFPSTTDTQGLVLVEALAAGLPCIAVNAGGSPEMLRDGDDGFLCDNDAADFAAKVEALANSDDLRRTFSDRAIENSRRFGSQEMVRLMLAAYDAALSLRSL from the coding sequence TTGCGAATAGCAATCTTCAGCGAGAGTTTCGAGCCCGTTCTGAACGGCGTTACGACGTCAATCCAGACCCTGCGCGATGCGCTGCGCGATCATGGACACGAAGTTCTCGTCTTCGCTCCCGGGTTTCGCGGCTACCGCGACGACGATCCTGAAGTGTTTCGTTTTCCGTCCTTCAGGCCGCCGACTGCCCGCGACTACCCTCTGGCGCTCCCGTGGAAGCGCGGGCTCATCTCGCTCGTTCGCGAGTTGAAGCCGGACATCATACACACGCAGACTCCTTTCATGCTCGGCTGGACGGGTCTCAGGATCGGTCGCCGGCTGGGGATACCGGTCGTGTCCACGAACCACACGCAATACGCCGAGTATACACACTACTTCCCATTCGCGCCGGTCTCTTGGAGCAGGGCCGCTGTCATAGCGATGCTGAGACGCTACTACAACGCCTGCGATCTGGTGGTTACCCCCTCTCAGGCGAACAAGGACATCTTGATCTCGTACGGTGTTCGTCCTGACATTCGCGTAATCCCCACCGCCAACTCGCTTGACATTCCCCGGACTCCTGGGGTGCGTGAGGAAGTCCGTCGCGAATGGGGGGTTCCCGCGGACGCCATTGTGCTTCTGTTTGTCGGTCGCCTTGCGAGGGAAAAGAACATGACGCTCCTGCTGGATGGGCTCTCTCGTCTCTCTGCAGAGCACGATGACCTTCGTCTCGTCGTGGTAGGTGGCGGACCATACGAAGAGCACCTGGCTCGGGAGATCGAGAATCGCGATCTCTCAGACCGGGTCGTGATGACGGGGTCAGTACCGAGGGAGATGGTTGGGCGGGTCTACTGCGGTGGCGACCTGTTTGTCTTTCCCTCGACTACAGATACTCAGGGGCTCGTGCTTGTCGAGGCCCTGGCGGCCGGGCTTCCCTGCATCGCGGTCAATGCGGGAGGGAGCCCCGAAATGCTTAGAGACGGAGACGACGGCTTCTTGTGTGACAACGATGCCGCGGATTTCGCCGCCAAAGTTGAAGCCCTGGCAAACAGTGACGACCTTCGGCGAACATTCTCCGACCGTGCGATTGAGAACTCCCGCCGCTTCGGTTCTCAGGAAATGGTCCGACTGATGCTGGCCGCGTACGATGCAGCCCTGTCGTTGCGTTCCCTCTAG
- the ubiE gene encoding bifunctional demethylmenaquinone methyltransferase/2-methoxy-6-polyprenyl-1,4-benzoquinol methylase UbiE, which translates to MRNSKRGTRDKQIRDMFASIAPRYDLLNSVLSFNLHRYWRRFAVAKCELSPGDSALDVGTGTGDLAIELARTVGERGCVVGLDFCGPMLDLAARKISRIGITNTTLLEGNAEKLPLHSDSYQAAVAGFAIRNVESIEAALAEMTRIVVPGGRVVILELATPRGSLFRIAHGLYSNRLLPLIGWAVNRKRGPYDYLPASVASFLSREELKSLMVKVGLTDVRVYDLTGGAVAVHAGTKR; encoded by the coding sequence ATGCGAAACTCGAAACGCGGAACTCGAGACAAGCAGATCCGCGATATGTTCGCGTCAATCGCCCCCCGATACGACCTTCTGAACTCAGTTCTCAGCTTTAACCTGCACCGTTACTGGCGGAGGTTCGCAGTCGCGAAGTGCGAGTTGAGTCCCGGCGATTCGGCGCTCGACGTGGGCACAGGGACCGGCGACCTCGCGATCGAACTCGCGCGAACAGTCGGTGAGCGGGGATGCGTGGTCGGCCTTGACTTCTGCGGCCCGATGCTGGACCTGGCCGCTCGCAAGATCAGCCGGATTGGAATCACGAACACTACGCTCCTCGAGGGCAATGCCGAGAAACTCCCACTGCACTCAGACTCGTATCAGGCCGCCGTGGCCGGCTTTGCAATTCGCAACGTTGAGAGCATCGAGGCCGCACTCGCAGAGATGACGCGCATCGTCGTTCCGGGCGGTCGAGTGGTGATTCTGGAACTGGCCACACCAAGAGGTTCGCTATTCAGAATCGCACACGGCCTGTACTCGAATCGCCTTCTTCCGCTGATCGGCTGGGCGGTCAACCGGAAGCGCGGGCCGTATGATTATCTTCCCGCATCGGTCGCATCCTTTCTCTCAAGAGAGGAACTGAAGAGCCTCATGGTGAAAGTGGGATTGACCGACGTGAGGGTCTATGACCTGACCGGCGGCGCAGTCGCAGTACACGCAGGAACAAAGAGATGA
- a CDS encoding ATP phosphoribosyltransferase has protein sequence MRRGDSVLYSFESRNLDRDCDCRYTLYAYQTITAVAVEVTFLKLKIGLPKGSLQESTFAMFRKAGWDFRVGNRSYMPICDDEEIEAVLARPQEIPKYVQDGVLDAGLTGKDWIVDNDADVIEVVDLSYNKTTTRPLRVVLAVHECSEMESVRDLEGRRISTEYVNLTKRWLAENGVSAQVEFSWGACEMKVPELADAIVVNTETGNSLRANSLRIMDTLLESTARLIANRDSWEDGWKRGKLEQISMLLTGALNAERLVGLKMNVRKADMDKVTAILPALNRPTLSPLADETWVAVETVINEKTVRDMIPQLRHAGAEGIVEYPLNKVIY, from the coding sequence ATGCGGAGGGGTGATAGCGTGCTGTACAGCTTTGAATCTCGAAACCTTGACCGCGATTGCGATTGTCGCTATACTCTGTATGCGTACCAGACAATCACCGCAGTAGCCGTCGAGGTGACGTTCTTGAAACTGAAGATCGGACTTCCTAAGGGAAGCCTCCAGGAATCAACATTCGCGATGTTCAGGAAAGCCGGCTGGGACTTCCGGGTAGGCAACCGCTCGTACATGCCGATATGCGATGACGAGGAGATCGAGGCGGTTCTGGCAAGGCCACAAGAGATTCCGAAATACGTGCAGGATGGCGTACTCGACGCCGGGCTGACCGGCAAGGACTGGATTGTTGACAACGACGCCGATGTGATCGAGGTGGTTGACCTGTCCTACAATAAGACCACTACCAGGCCCCTGCGCGTTGTTCTTGCCGTCCATGAGTGTTCGGAGATGGAGAGCGTCCGAGACCTCGAAGGCAGGCGCATCTCGACGGAGTACGTGAACCTCACGAAACGCTGGCTTGCTGAGAACGGCGTCTCTGCTCAGGTCGAGTTTTCCTGGGGCGCCTGTGAGATGAAGGTCCCGGAACTTGCCGACGCCATCGTCGTCAACACCGAAACAGGCAACTCCCTGCGCGCCAACAGCCTCCGGATAATGGATACACTTCTGGAATCCACGGCTAGGCTGATTGCGAACAGGGATTCCTGGGAAGATGGTTGGAAGCGCGGCAAGCTCGAACAGATTTCGATGCTTCTGACCGGCGCGCTGAATGCCGAGCGACTGGTCGGCCTCAAGATGAACGTGCGCAAGGCCGACATGGACAAGGTCACAGCCATCCTGCCCGCGCTGAACAGGCCTACGCTCTCGCCTCTTGCTGATGAAACCTGGGTGGCGGTTGAAACCGTCATAAACGAGAAGACGGTGCGCGACATGATTCCGCAGCTGCGCCATGCCGGTGCGGAAGGCATCGTGGAGTATCCGCTCAACAAGGTGATATACTGA
- the queA gene encoding tRNA preQ1(34) S-adenosylmethionine ribosyltransferase-isomerase QueA codes for MSTRLSDYSYCLPREFIAQEPLAERDKSRLLVLDRCTGDIEHRSFLDLPEYLVSGDTLVMNDTQVTARRLFGVKPTGGKIEALLMRHLGGGRWEAMVKPGRRVAVGSRICFDGGLDAQVVERTEDGGRVLDFESPEVAEIVGRIGEVPLPPYILSTLSDPSRYQTVYAESPGSAAAPTAGLHFTPKLLHRLRDHGVRTASVTLQVGIATFRPVRVEDIAEHVMHRERVSLSADAAEVINSAEGRVIAVGTTTARVLESAAVGYGKVAAMDGETGLYITPGYRFQILDALITNFHMPKSTLLILVSAFAGRGRVLHAYEEAKRRGYRFLSFGDAMLIV; via the coding sequence ATGTCCACGAGACTCAGCGACTACAGCTACTGCCTGCCCCGGGAGTTCATTGCGCAGGAGCCTTTGGCGGAGCGAGACAAATCCAGGCTCCTGGTTCTGGATCGGTGCACCGGGGACATCGAGCATAGAAGCTTTCTTGATCTGCCGGAGTATCTGGTGTCGGGCGATACGCTGGTCATGAACGACACGCAGGTCACTGCGCGACGGCTCTTTGGCGTCAAACCCACCGGCGGCAAGATCGAGGCGCTGCTGATGAGGCACCTCGGTGGTGGTCGGTGGGAGGCGATGGTCAAGCCGGGGCGCCGTGTCGCGGTGGGATCGAGAATCTGTTTCGACGGAGGCCTTGATGCGCAGGTTGTCGAACGTACCGAGGATGGCGGGAGAGTCCTGGACTTCGAATCTCCTGAAGTCGCGGAGATAGTGGGGCGGATAGGAGAAGTCCCGCTTCCGCCGTACATACTGAGTACTCTGAGCGATCCGTCGAGATATCAGACTGTTTACGCCGAATCTCCCGGCTCGGCGGCCGCTCCGACCGCGGGATTGCATTTCACGCCGAAGTTGCTGCATCGGTTGCGGGATCACGGCGTGCGTACGGCAAGCGTGACTCTGCAGGTGGGCATAGCCACTTTCCGTCCCGTCCGGGTCGAGGACATAGCCGAGCATGTGATGCATCGGGAGCGAGTATCGCTCTCGGCTGATGCGGCGGAGGTGATCAACTCGGCGGAAGGGCGAGTCATCGCCGTTGGCACGACCACCGCGCGGGTGCTGGAGAGCGCGGCTGTCGGTTACGGGAAGGTTGCGGCGATGGACGGAGAGACCGGGCTGTATATTACTCCTGGATACCGGTTTCAGATACTGGATGCTCTCATAACGAACTTTCACATGCCGAAGTCCACGCTCCTGATTCTGGTCTCCGCCTTTGCGGGGCGAGGTAGAGTACTGCACGCCTACGAGGAGGCCAAGCGTCGGGGATATCGCTTTCTCAGCTTCGGCGATGCAATGCTAATAGTCTGA
- a CDS encoding polyprenyl synthetase family protein, protein MTTQDRIQNPPVPDYLAPIASELSQVDETISSELDSGVKMVRDVTGHILDAGGKRLRPSLVLLSGRACLYDCDDSHLIRVAAVAELIHMATLLHDDVIDDAESRRGRITANRFWGNQVSVLTGDYMLARAFSLLAADGDIAVMEALSRATVAMSEGEIRQIELCGDVEGLAKEYITIIAGKTAAFMSTCCRTGAICSRAPRGVEDSLGEYGLNIGLAFQITDDLLDLIGDPALIGKPVGGDIREGKVTLPVILAMDRAEPDSRTRIEGILASGEATQEDVDFVRRMVEETGAIEATREAASEYIAIALDGILPLPPSPYRDSLRLVAEGILSRKR, encoded by the coding sequence TTGACCACTCAAGACAGAATCCAGAACCCCCCGGTGCCCGACTACCTTGCACCAATCGCGAGTGAGCTTTCTCAGGTTGACGAGACCATCTCATCCGAGCTGGACTCGGGCGTGAAGATGGTCCGCGACGTAACGGGCCACATCCTTGATGCCGGCGGCAAGCGCCTGCGCCCCAGCCTCGTACTCCTATCGGGGAGAGCCTGCTTGTACGATTGCGATGACTCGCATCTCATCCGCGTGGCAGCTGTCGCCGAGTTGATCCACATGGCGACCCTGCTGCACGACGATGTGATAGACGACGCAGAGTCACGGCGTGGGCGGATCACGGCGAACCGCTTCTGGGGCAATCAGGTGTCGGTCTTGACGGGCGACTATATGCTCGCGCGGGCGTTCTCCCTGCTGGCAGCCGACGGCGACATTGCCGTCATGGAGGCCCTCTCACGCGCCACGGTAGCGATGTCCGAGGGCGAGATTCGGCAGATCGAGCTCTGCGGAGACGTAGAGGGCCTCGCGAAGGAGTACATTACCATCATCGCGGGCAAGACCGCCGCGTTCATGTCCACATGCTGCCGAACCGGCGCGATCTGCTCGCGCGCTCCGCGGGGGGTCGAGGACTCGCTGGGGGAATACGGGCTGAACATCGGGCTGGCCTTCCAGATCACCGACGACCTGCTCGATCTCATCGGCGATCCGGCACTCATCGGCAAACCGGTCGGCGGCGACATCCGCGAGGGGAAGGTTACCCTACCGGTGATACTGGCGATGGATCGCGCAGAGCCGGACAGCCGCACGCGGATCGAGGGCATCCTGGCGTCGGGTGAAGCCACCCAAGAGGATGTGGACTTCGTGCGCCGCATGGTCGAAGAGACCGGCGCAATCGAGGCGACTCGTGAGGCCGCATCGGAGTACATCGCCATTGCCCTTGACGGCATTCTCCCCTTACCGCCATCGCCATACCGCGATTCCCTGAGGCTTGTGGCGGAGGGGATTCTCTCCCGGAAGAGATAG
- a CDS encoding NADH-quinone oxidoreductase subunit N produces MDFSLYSISPELILTAGAILTLAAGLFSKERSGDRRIGLLSPEVVCVATLLAALVPSVMMFTGLYTCACCQTLVFNGLLAVDGLAIFFKMIAIVSTIIVALLAVDYFRKVDFHRGEFYALLVFATLAINLLAASNDLIMIYLSLEFLSITSYILVGYLKRDSRSSEAAMKYFIFGSVAAAVMLYGMTILYGLTGETNLAEIATAFRSGLIPYPLLYLAMVFALVGFGFKIAMAPFHQWAPDAYEGSPTPITAFLSVGSKAAGFAVLVRVLTSGFAQDIVDWTPVIILLCAVTMTVGNLIAIPQTNIKRMLAYSSIAQAGYILLGIAAMGRGASLALTSVLLYLLVYLFMNLGAFAVVTILSARIGDRISDYAGLIKRAPIAAACMAVFMLSLAGIPPTAGFIGKLYLFMAALQANDTALLWLAVIAGVNTIVAVYYYFNVVRMMFFIRSEDNSPIVSSIPVGFVIALTTAVTFIVLFYPEPFIRIAQLSASTLTGM; encoded by the coding sequence GTGGACTTCAGTCTATACAGCATATCCCCGGAACTGATACTCACCGCAGGCGCGATACTGACCCTGGCGGCGGGCCTGTTCTCGAAGGAGCGGTCCGGAGATCGCCGAATCGGTCTGCTCTCTCCGGAGGTCGTATGCGTAGCCACGCTTCTCGCCGCACTCGTGCCTTCGGTCATGATGTTCACGGGGCTGTACACGTGCGCCTGCTGTCAAACACTTGTCTTCAACGGGCTTCTCGCCGTAGACGGCCTTGCCATCTTCTTCAAGATGATCGCGATCGTCTCGACGATCATCGTCGCCCTGCTGGCGGTTGACTACTTCCGAAAGGTTGATTTCCACCGCGGGGAGTTCTACGCGCTCCTCGTCTTCGCAACCCTTGCGATTAACCTCCTGGCCGCGTCAAACGACCTCATAATGATCTACCTCTCGCTGGAGTTCCTGAGCATCACATCGTACATCCTGGTTGGGTATCTCAAGCGCGACTCGAGATCGTCCGAGGCGGCGATGAAGTACTTCATTTTCGGCTCGGTCGCGGCGGCGGTGATGCTGTACGGCATGACGATCCTCTACGGACTGACCGGCGAGACGAACCTTGCCGAGATTGCGACCGCGTTCCGGTCCGGGCTGATCCCGTACCCCTTGCTCTACCTGGCAATGGTCTTCGCGCTCGTGGGCTTCGGTTTCAAGATTGCGATGGCGCCGTTCCATCAGTGGGCTCCGGATGCGTACGAGGGCTCGCCGACGCCGATCACGGCGTTCCTTTCCGTCGGATCGAAAGCGGCCGGGTTCGCCGTCCTCGTCCGAGTCTTGACATCGGGGTTCGCTCAGGACATCGTGGACTGGACGCCGGTGATCATCCTGCTCTGCGCCGTAACGATGACCGTCGGCAACCTCATCGCCATCCCGCAGACGAATATCAAGAGGATGCTCGCGTACTCGAGCATCGCGCAGGCCGGATACATTCTGCTCGGCATCGCGGCAATGGGCCGAGGGGCATCCCTGGCGCTCACGTCAGTACTGCTCTACCTCCTTGTCTACCTGTTCATGAATCTCGGCGCGTTCGCGGTCGTGACGATCCTCTCCGCGAGGATCGGGGACCGGATCAGCGACTACGCCGGGCTCATCAAGCGCGCACCGATCGCCGCGGCCTGCATGGCGGTCTTCATGCTGTCGCTGGCAGGAATCCCGCCGACCGCAGGGTTCATCGGGAAACTGTACCTTTTCATGGCCGCGCTCCAGGCAAACGACACGGCCCTTCTGTGGCTCGCGGTGATCGCGGGCGTCAACACCATTGTTGCCGTCTACTACTACTTCAACGTAGTCCGCATGATGTTCTTCATCAGGTCCGAAGACAACTCCCCCATTGTCTCCTCGATCCCGGTCGGCTTCGTGATCGCACTGACCACGGCAGTGACGTTCATCGTGCTGTTCTACCCGGAGCCGTTCATCAGGATCGCGCAACTCTCGGCAAGCACCCTGACTGGAATGTAG
- a CDS encoding helix-turn-helix domain-containing protein, whose product MRSLQDWTRYLEEQEQEIETPARTAERRVEERPEPPAPVRQAETASAVIAAPEVEDDVPAFLRVESEPVILEPEKTARPAELTAPTPVPAARPRSVAVASAPNAAAGRAARIRKRLPTNLDAESVGRREVAERSYKTFKESREELIERLVDPVLSLEEVARVLNVCPTTVRRYTNSGALAHHRTAGNQRRFRLSDVLAFLERQSGGE is encoded by the coding sequence ATGCGTAGTTTACAGGATTGGACACGCTATCTCGAAGAGCAGGAGCAAGAAATCGAGACGCCGGCAAGGACTGCCGAGCGAAGGGTCGAGGAGAGGCCCGAGCCTCCTGCCCCGGTGCGGCAGGCTGAGACCGCGTCGGCCGTAATCGCTGCCCCGGAAGTCGAGGACGATGTTCCGGCCTTCCTGAGGGTCGAGAGTGAGCCGGTGATTCTCGAGCCTGAGAAGACTGCTCGGCCTGCCGAACTAACTGCTCCCACTCCTGTGCCGGCGGCCCGTCCTAGATCCGTGGCAGTGGCGTCGGCTCCGAACGCGGCGGCCGGTAGGGCGGCGCGCATCAGGAAGCGTCTGCCGACCAACTTGGATGCGGAGAGCGTCGGCCGGCGCGAGGTAGCCGAACGGTCGTACAAGACCTTCAAAGAGTCCCGCGAGGAGTTGATCGAGCGGCTCGTAGACCCCGTGCTCAGCCTGGAGGAGGTCGCGCGCGTGCTCAACGTCTGCCCGACAACCGTTCGGCGATACACGAACAGCGGGGCTCTTGCACACCACCGCACGGCGGGGAACCAGCGGCGGTTCAGGCTCTCCGACGTGCTGGCTTTTCTCGAGCGGCAGTCGGGCGGCGAGTAA
- a CDS encoding tetratricopeptide repeat protein: protein MRCSKCGTANDSANKFCKECGQKLSDPGVAKELTPDEHLKVGEFVYLAYRESDAGHVENAIAACQGALAINEDNPAIHALLGSLYARMGDLARAIYEYERVVALNPGSLEDRRKLEQLRVQLLMPAPIVKPPRPAIRLADLKWFKQHRDKLPWVAAALAFLIVVAIGSAAIRGSRTRDASPRDTQAQNGAPDNRIPGQPLPYGPGAYTPPAGQAAEPPTAGRGQTDRQAVTAPAVPTTRPGIPSVPLPGTNTRPNSPVRQPSAPTQERPAITPIIRPSGGGTGTSTSTTNAARPRTPVIRPAPDSVAAQPSVSPEERGRQLHREGKYDEAISSYREALNQTSDAGRVYQQIAMSYQRKGDHTLAIDSYNRAIRSFRDQLNTGRDKAEVERNIRACEAGIEVSRSASR from the coding sequence ATGAGATGCAGCAAGTGTGGCACAGCGAACGACTCTGCGAACAAGTTCTGCAAAGAGTGTGGGCAGAAGTTGTCCGATCCCGGCGTGGCAAAGGAGCTCACGCCGGATGAGCACCTCAAGGTAGGCGAGTTCGTCTATCTCGCGTACAGGGAGAGCGACGCGGGGCACGTTGAGAACGCGATTGCCGCCTGTCAGGGCGCGCTCGCGATCAACGAAGATAACCCCGCGATCCACGCCCTTCTCGGGTCTCTCTACGCGCGCATGGGTGACCTCGCGCGGGCGATCTACGAGTACGAGCGGGTCGTCGCCCTGAATCCCGGCAGCCTAGAGGACAGGCGCAAGCTCGAGCAGCTTCGCGTGCAGTTGCTGATGCCGGCGCCCATAGTGAAGCCTCCCCGTCCGGCGATTCGCCTCGCCGATCTCAAGTGGTTCAAGCAGCACAGGGACAAACTGCCGTGGGTGGCCGCAGCCCTCGCCTTTCTGATAGTGGTCGCCATCGGAAGCGCCGCCATCAGAGGAAGTCGAACAAGGGACGCCTCGCCTCGCGATACCCAGGCCCAGAACGGCGCGCCGGATAACCGCATCCCCGGCCAACCGCTTCCATACGGGCCGGGTGCGTATACCCCCCCGGCTGGACAGGCCGCCGAGCCGCCGACTGCGGGCCGTGGGCAGACGGACCGGCAGGCAGTTACCGCCCCGGCCGTTCCGACGACTCGTCCGGGGATTCCGTCCGTGCCGCTCCCCGGCACGAATACGCGACCGAACTCGCCCGTGAGGCAGCCGAGTGCGCCGACCCAGGAGAGACCGGCAATCACACCCATCATCCGCCCGAGCGGCGGCGGGACGGGTACTTCTACATCCACGACTAACGCCGCTCGGCCGCGTACCCCGGTCATACGTCCTGCACCCGATTCAGTCGCTGCTCAGCCGTCGGTGAGTCCGGAGGAGCGCGGAAGGCAGCTTCACCGCGAAGGCAAATATGATGAGGCGATAAGCTCATACAGGGAGGCGCTTAACCAGACAAGCGATGCCGGCCGGGTGTATCAGCAGATCGCCATGTCCTACCAGCGTAAAGGCGACCACACGTTGGCGATAGACAGCTACAATCGCGCGATCAGGTCCTTCCGCGACCAGTTGAACACCGGTCGGGACAAGGCGGAGGTGGAGCGGAATATACGTGCCTGCGAAGCGGGCATCGAGGTCAGCCGCAGCGCCTCGCGTTAG
- a CDS encoding tetratricopeptide repeat protein, whose protein sequence is MHLAAAKKYRVIAFDRENPTIARFIMERGLASELYKKMADPAVVRDLAGIVGATHVLAVHGEVSSDTVRVGLRLTRLGGRGEWSSSAESDIAQVGGPQAQMNRRNAISTAASSAVSQIDLAAFPNAQPGVESPIAVSPTVIPTVEASLEQSAPRDISAEYAACLSAADSYIGKGDLPNAIQELRQAVNLQPKTVAVRVKLADAYSAIGMPELALDELRRALLFDADDPAVYRELADFYLESGALTEAAGQLREVIRLNPDDTTARVSLGNVYWNLNRLDDAADAFNQAARLDPANPVPHERLYKLYWARKQYELAIEHLSAGRAGGAELDASSRYRIAAEVVRGQLTGILAKLKTNWQDYQSSRLSRENYYLDCSDLSVQVDEFTRYLSTLTVPDGLRAAQAHGMLCASLLSQSISMLTSFLETDKREYADQSQLFREEAAAELQAFGKAITQR, encoded by the coding sequence TTGCATCTCGCGGCAGCGAAGAAGTACAGAGTGATCGCGTTCGATCGGGAGAATCCGACGATCGCTCGGTTCATCATGGAGCGCGGCCTCGCGAGCGAACTCTACAAGAAGATGGCCGATCCGGCGGTCGTTCGCGACCTGGCTGGGATCGTAGGCGCCACTCACGTTCTCGCCGTTCACGGCGAAGTCAGTTCGGATACGGTTAGGGTCGGCCTTCGATTGACGCGGCTTGGAGGCAGAGGTGAGTGGTCTTCCTCGGCAGAGAGCGACATCGCGCAAGTGGGCGGCCCTCAGGCTCAGATGAACCGCCGAAACGCGATCAGCACTGCGGCAAGCTCCGCGGTTTCCCAGATTGACCTTGCCGCATTCCCGAACGCTCAACCGGGTGTCGAATCGCCGATCGCTGTCTCGCCTACGGTGATCCCGACCGTTGAGGCCTCGCTGGAGCAATCGGCTCCGAGGGACATTTCCGCCGAGTACGCGGCTTGCCTCAGCGCCGCCGACTCGTATATCGGGAAAGGGGACTTGCCGAACGCGATCCAGGAACTCAGGCAGGCGGTTAACCTGCAGCCCAAGACGGTCGCTGTGAGGGTCAAGCTCGCGGATGCCTATTCCGCGATTGGGATGCCCGAACTGGCCCTGGACGAGTTGCGGCGGGCGCTTCTCTTCGATGCCGACGATCCTGCCGTATACCGTGAACTCGCCGATTTCTACCTGGAGAGCGGCGCTCTTACCGAGGCAGCGGGCCAGTTGCGAGAGGTCATCAGGCTGAATCCTGACGACACTACCGCGCGCGTCAGCCTGGGCAATGTCTACTGGAACCTAAACAGGCTCGATGACGCCGCCGATGCCTTCAATCAGGCTGCAAGACTCGATCCTGCCAACCCTGTTCCGCACGAACGGCTCTACAAGCTCTACTGGGCTCGCAAGCAGTACGAGCTTGCCATTGAGCATCTGTCCGCCGGCCGGGCCGGCGGCGCCGAACTCGATGCTTCGTCGCGGTACAGGATCGCGGCGGAGGTCGTCCGCGGGCAGTTGACAGGTATCCTGGCGAAGCTTAAGACGAACTGGCAGGATTATCAGTCGAGCCGGCTCTCCCGCGAGAACTACTATCTCGACTGCAGCGACCTGAGCGTGCAGGTGGACGAGTTCACCAGATACTTGTCCACGCTGACCGTGCCGGACGGTCTCAGGGCCGCTCAGGCGCACGGAATGCTGTGCGCGAGCCTCCTGTCTCAGTCCATCAGCATGTTGACATCGTTTCTGGAAACCGACAAGCGCGAGTACGCGGATCAGTCGCAACTATTCCGGGAGGAAGCGGCTGCCGAGCTTCAGGCCTTTGGTAAGGCCATCACCCAGCGATGA
- a CDS encoding DUF192 domain-containing protein, translating into MRVTVRPGGEVLAEDVEIARSLSSRLWGLIGKPRGSVLVLPRCRQVHTFFMRYPVDLVCADSEWRVVRVRCGLEPWRIGPYCREAAFTIELPAGSASSVSVGDMLALDADGS; encoded by the coding sequence ATGCGCGTGACGGTTCGGCCCGGCGGAGAGGTGCTCGCGGAGGATGTCGAGATCGCCCGCAGCCTTTCATCGCGGTTGTGGGGGCTGATAGGGAAGCCGCGGGGAAGCGTTCTGGTCCTGCCGCGATGCCGTCAGGTGCACACTTTCTTCATGCGTTACCCCGTTGACCTTGTGTGCGCTGACTCCGAGTGGCGGGTAGTGCGAGTTCGGTGTGGCCTTGAGCCTTGGCGTATCGGGCCGTATTGTCGGGAGGCTGCCTTCACCATTGAACTGCCGGCTGGCTCGGCGTCGTCGGTCAGCGTCGGCGACATGCTTGCGTTGGATGCCGATGGGAGCTGA